The following coding sequences are from one Musa acuminata AAA Group cultivar baxijiao chromosome BXJ2-4, Cavendish_Baxijiao_AAA, whole genome shotgun sequence window:
- the LOC103981253 gene encoding zinc finger protein ZAT1-like, with product MERHRCKLCFRRFANGRALAGHMRSHHVVPARAPRPLPSPSPSASSSSPLAATAAEAEEEVKPSAMYALRENRRESFFSSAAAAFQDRGSDTESSIRRWPKRRRRLPAEPPAADEPASSVSDASPDEDVARCLMLLSRDAWSKCKAEGRHTNGWDEIEGEEYEEEEEEDDDEDGIGSRSRRPKSRFQCGMCRKVFRSYQALGGHRASHKRVGANCVPASAGMRIHGEDSSGTTAAHHDAKLWECPYCYRVFVSGQALGGHKRSHLSSSAAATASTSPAVPLLRPPSPFTSAANNDTNSGIDLNLPAPDDEAELSVVSIATESARK from the coding sequence ATGGAGAGGCACAGATGCAAGCTGTGCTTCCGCCGCTTTGCCAATGGTCGCGCCCTCGCCGGTCACATGCGCTCCCACCACGTGGTTCCGGCGAGAGCACCCCgccccctcccctccccctcaCCCTCTGCCTCCTCCTCGTCTCCCCTGGCCGCGACCGCCgctgaggcggaggaggaggtgaaACCGTCGGCGATGTACGCCCTCCGTGAGAACCGAAGGGAGAGCTTCTTCTCCTCCGCCGCTGCCGCCTTCCAGGACCGCGGGAGCGACACTGAGTCGTCCATCCGCCGCTGGCCCAAGCGCCGGCGCCGCCTCCCGGCAGAGCCCCCAGCCGCGGATGAGCCGGCCAGCTCCGTCTCCGACGCATCCCCCGACGAGGACGTCGCCCGCTGCCTCATGCTGCTCTCGCGCGACGCGTGGTCCAAGTGCAAGGCAGAGGGGCGCCACACCAACGGCTGGGATGAGATCGAAGGAGAGGAatacgaggaagaggaggaggaggacgacgacgaggATGGGATCGGATCCAGATCGAGGCGGCCGAAGAGCAGATTCCAGTGTGGAATGTGCCGGAAGGTGTTCCGATCATACCAAGCACTCGGCGGCCACCGCGCAAGCCACAAGAGGGTGGGGGCGAATTGCGTTCCTGCCTCCGCGGGAATGCGGATCCACGGCGAGGATTCCTCCGGCACCACCGCAGCCCACCATGACGCAAAGCTCTGGGAGTGCCCCTACTGCTACCGGGTCTTCGTCTCCGGCCAGGCTCTCGGTGGCCACAAGAGGTCCCACCTTTCCTCCTCTGCTGCCGCCACCGCCTCCACCTCTCCTGCCGTCCCACTTCTTCGTCCACCCTCGCCCTTCACCTCCGCCGCCAACAACGACACCAACAGCGGCATAGATCTCAACCTCCCAGCTCCAGACGATGAGGCGGAGCTCTCGGTGGTCTCTATCGCAACAGAGTCCGCACGCAAATGA